One stretch of Streptomyces hygroscopicus DNA includes these proteins:
- a CDS encoding XRE family transcriptional regulator, with product MTTHTVDTTQELAAFLRARRERLDPRDLGLPSRRQARRTPGLRREEVAELAGVSVDYIVRLEQGRGLRPSADVVEALARALHLAPVERAYLFNLAQQRPRNTDKPATTAAPPLAHLVADLSPLPAMLMNHRYDILAWNREMTRLLLDFDTLPPSQRNSMWLCLMHPEIREFYVDRERVVRDGVAHLRAAWAAHPEDRALTDRIAEFITHDEEFARLWAERDIQVNGRGHKVMRHPDVGVIAVDFEVLIPLQDPDQRLVIFRPADDESQSALDRLCAR from the coding sequence ATGACGACCCACACCGTGGACACAACACAGGAGCTGGCCGCGTTCCTGCGGGCCCGGCGCGAGCGGCTGGACCCGCGCGATCTCGGTCTGCCGTCGCGTCGGCAGGCCCGGCGGACCCCGGGACTGCGCCGCGAAGAGGTCGCCGAACTGGCCGGGGTCAGCGTCGACTACATCGTCCGGCTGGAACAGGGTCGCGGGCTGCGGCCCTCAGCGGACGTGGTGGAGGCGCTGGCCCGGGCGCTGCACCTGGCCCCCGTCGAACGCGCCTACCTCTTCAACCTGGCCCAGCAGCGCCCCCGCAACACCGACAAGCCCGCCACCACCGCGGCGCCGCCGCTGGCCCATCTGGTCGCCGACTTGTCTCCGCTCCCGGCCATGCTGATGAACCACCGCTACGACATTCTGGCCTGGAACCGCGAAATGACGAGGCTCCTACTGGATTTCGACACCCTGCCTCCGTCACAGCGCAATTCGATGTGGCTGTGCCTGATGCATCCGGAGATACGCGAGTTCTACGTCGATCGGGAACGCGTCGTGCGAGATGGGGTCGCCCATCTGCGCGCCGCGTGGGCCGCGCATCCGGAGGATCGGGCGTTGACCGACCGCATCGCCGAATTCATCACTCACGACGAGGAATTCGCGCGATTGTGGGCCGAGCGGGACATCCAGGTCAACGGCCGCGGGCACAAGGTGATGCGGCATCCTGACGTCGGTGTGATCGCAGTGGATTTCGAAGTGCTCATACCGCTTCAAGATCCGGATCAGCGATTGGTGATCTTCCGCCCCGCAGACGATGAGAGCCAGTCGGCATTGGACCGGTTGTGCGCACGGTGA
- a CDS encoding aldo/keto reductase: MSLTLDTYRLLGRSGLRVSPLALGAATFGTESGWGAEQDEARKLFDRYLERGGNFIDTANTYSNGSSERMLGEFTRDNRESLVLATKYTTLRRPGDPNSAGSHRKSLFTSVEASLRQLNTDYIDLLYLHVWDFTTPVEEILRGMDDLVRQGKILYVAICNAPAWQVSRMQAIADLRGWSPLVALQIEYNLIERTGERDLIPMAREMGLGVLPYSPLAGGVLTGKYSRDDLTAANVASGDGTRKSFNLALGTLTERNLAIADVVKEVATELGVTPAQVGLAWTLRNPSVTAPIIGARTPAQLEDNLGALEVDFTAAQLARLDEVSAIELGFPHDMLASDHIRNVTAGDLKIETRR, translated from the coding sequence ATGTCGCTCACCCTCGACACCTACCGGCTGCTGGGCCGCTCCGGGCTGCGGGTCTCACCGCTGGCGCTGGGCGCGGCGACCTTCGGCACCGAGTCGGGCTGGGGAGCCGAGCAGGACGAGGCGCGCAAGCTGTTCGACCGCTACCTCGAGCGAGGCGGCAACTTCATCGACACCGCCAACACCTACAGCAATGGCAGTTCCGAGCGCATGCTGGGCGAATTCACCCGCGACAACCGCGAAAGCCTGGTGCTGGCGACGAAATACACTACGCTGCGCCGCCCCGGCGACCCGAATTCCGCGGGCAGCCACCGCAAGAGCCTGTTCACCTCGGTAGAAGCTAGTCTGCGACAGCTCAATACGGACTACATCGATCTGCTCTACCTGCACGTATGGGATTTCACGACACCGGTCGAGGAGATTCTGCGCGGCATGGACGATCTGGTCCGGCAGGGCAAGATCTTGTACGTGGCGATCTGCAACGCCCCGGCCTGGCAGGTTTCGCGCATGCAGGCGATAGCCGACCTGCGCGGCTGGTCACCGCTGGTCGCGCTCCAGATCGAATACAACCTGATCGAGCGTACCGGGGAACGTGACCTGATCCCCATGGCACGCGAGATGGGGCTGGGTGTGCTCCCGTATTCACCCCTGGCCGGCGGGGTGCTCACCGGCAAGTACAGCCGCGACGACCTGACCGCGGCGAACGTCGCATCCGGCGACGGCACCCGTAAGAGCTTCAACCTCGCCTTGGGCACGCTCACCGAACGTAACCTCGCCATCGCCGATGTCGTGAAGGAGGTCGCCACGGAGCTGGGCGTCACACCCGCCCAGGTCGGGCTGGCCTGGACCCTGCGGAATCCGAGCGTGACGGCACCGATCATCGGCGCCCGCACCCCCGCGCAGTTGGAGGACAATCTGGGCGCCCTGGAGGTCGACTTCACCGCCGCCCAACTGGCCCGCCTCGACGAGGTCAGCGCGATTGAACTCGGCTTCCCGCACGACATGCTCGCCAGTGATCACATCCGCAACGTGACCGCAGGTGACCTGAAGATCGAAACCCGCCGCTGA
- a CDS encoding antibiotic biosynthesis monooxygenase, which produces MSVVKINVLTVPEEQREVLEKRFASRAGAVEGSDGFEWFELLRPVEGTDQYLVYTRWRSEEDFQAWMEGPMKAAHQHGGEDAPKQKPAAAGSTLWSFEVVQQAAPKQG; this is translated from the coding sequence ATGAGCGTAGTCAAGATCAATGTGCTGACCGTGCCGGAGGAACAGCGCGAGGTGCTGGAGAAGCGCTTCGCGTCACGCGCCGGAGCCGTGGAGGGCTCCGACGGTTTCGAGTGGTTCGAGCTGCTGCGCCCGGTCGAGGGGACCGACCAGTACCTCGTCTATACGCGCTGGCGCAGCGAGGAGGACTTCCAGGCGTGGATGGAGGGCCCCATGAAGGCGGCCCACCAGCACGGCGGCGAAGACGCCCCGAAGCAGAAGCCCGCCGCGGCCGGCTCCACCCTGTGGTCCTTCGAGGTCGTCCAGCAGGCCGCGCCCAAACAAGGCTGA
- a CDS encoding helix-turn-helix domain-containing protein, whose protein sequence is MGSGEFSQRVRDMLRDRDMSVRAVARHLNYDHAYLSRVLCGKQQPSTQLVTALDTLLETDGELAAIAARVAPPPVSPEAAESPAITDRILRLNEARGADFVHAIRETSRRLVVLDNELSGVSIAEPAGRAFKVVHRRLGVGDYDPRYERDIQSAAAELAEVAGWALFDAELHGAARRFNQEALLLANLSGDRSIALLTLQNMAMHSEWCGRNQEALSIARSVLNRKRLTPRVEAMFRIREAKGLVGTGRTSDAVESLQRARSLIEDRSDVGEPDWAWWVTHREIDGHWGHTLQIAGDVQKAIERLLQSAQPGRGVATGYAGMSSARLAQCLLDVNAWRDAEDVIRSLATAAPGISSGRTLRLIGHVAAQRERLNGAPTRLTDTLEHLTEKLDEDPFTL, encoded by the coding sequence ATGGGCAGCGGGGAGTTCAGCCAGAGGGTCCGCGACATGCTTCGCGACCGGGACATGAGTGTTCGGGCGGTCGCCCGCCACCTGAATTACGACCACGCCTATCTGTCCCGCGTCCTCTGCGGGAAACAGCAGCCGTCGACGCAACTCGTCACGGCGCTGGACACCCTGCTCGAGACAGACGGGGAACTTGCCGCAATCGCGGCACGAGTAGCACCGCCGCCAGTTTCGCCCGAAGCTGCTGAATCACCGGCCATCACTGATCGGATACTCAGACTCAACGAGGCACGTGGAGCTGACTTCGTACACGCCATCCGGGAGACTTCCCGTCGGCTGGTCGTCCTGGACAACGAACTCAGCGGAGTATCGATCGCAGAGCCCGCAGGCCGCGCGTTCAAGGTCGTGCATCGGCGGCTCGGAGTCGGAGACTACGATCCCCGGTACGAGCGCGACATCCAGTCGGCCGCCGCGGAACTCGCCGAAGTCGCCGGATGGGCTCTTTTTGACGCGGAATTACACGGCGCCGCCCGGCGCTTCAACCAGGAGGCGTTGCTCCTCGCGAATCTCTCGGGGGATCGCTCCATCGCACTGCTGACGCTGCAGAACATGGCGATGCACAGTGAATGGTGCGGACGGAACCAGGAGGCGCTGTCCATCGCCCGGTCGGTGCTCAACCGTAAACGACTGACCCCGCGCGTCGAGGCGATGTTCCGCATCCGTGAAGCGAAGGGACTGGTCGGCACGGGACGTACGTCGGATGCCGTCGAGTCACTTCAACGCGCCCGGTCGCTCATCGAGGACCGTAGCGACGTCGGCGAACCGGACTGGGCATGGTGGGTGACCCACAGGGAAATTGACGGCCACTGGGGCCACACACTTCAGATCGCAGGTGACGTACAGAAAGCCATCGAGCGGCTACTGCAATCCGCACAACCAGGGCGCGGCGTCGCGACCGGCTACGCAGGTATGTCATCCGCACGGCTCGCACAATGTCTGCTGGACGTCAATGCCTGGCGCGACGCGGAAGACGTCATCAGATCCCTGGCCACCGCCGCACCCGGAATCTCCTCGGGACGGACCCTCCGCCTCATCGGTCACGTCGCCGCGCAGCGCGAAAGGCTGAACGGTGCGCCGACAAGGCTTACGGACACTCTTGAGCACCTGACAGAAAAGCTCGACGAGGATCCATTCACGCTGTGA